One Urocitellus parryii isolate mUroPar1 chromosome 9, mUroPar1.hap1, whole genome shotgun sequence DNA segment encodes these proteins:
- the Rbm34 gene encoding RNA-binding protein 34: MASEGKNKLQKKKSARRTARAEDRGGSEAGDYLVGQVADSLLGGLRAPRGSDTTLTALFSASTPRARPVYVPAPQEASRKRGREPREESPPQGRRPLLQEPAKKTKARKKLSEAEARLADRESALASADLEEEIHQKQGQKGKNSQSSIKVTDRQVLNDIDHSYNVSQRKKIEINQEEERLKNERTVFVGNLPVTCNKKKLKSFFKEYGQIESVRFRSLIPAEGTLSKKLAAIKRKIHPDQKNINAYIVFKDEIAATKALNRNGAQIADGFRIRVDLASETSSRDKRSVFVGNLPFKVEESAVEKHFLDCGSIVAVRIVRDPVTGVGKGFGYVLFKDTDAVHLALKLNNSELMGRKLRVMRSVNKEKLKQQNSNPGLKKVIKPKQSLNSASKDAGHSKCVFIGEKAVLIKKKKKGQKKSRQAKKQRKQK; this comes from the exons ATGGCCTCAGAGGGGAAGAACAagcttcagaaaaagaaaagcgcGAGGCGCAC AGCGCGCGCGGAGGACCGCGGAGGGAGCGAGGCCGGGGACTACCTGGTGGGACAGGTCGCCGACAGCCTGTTAGGCGGCTTGCGCGCTCCGCGAGGTAGCGACACTACGCTGACCGCCCTCTTCAGCGCCTCCACGCCGCGGGCCCGCCCGGTGTACGTCCCCGCGCCTCAG GAAGCCTCGCGGAAGCGGGGGCGCGAGCCGCGAGAGGAGAGCCCACCCCAGGGTCGCAGGCCACTTTTGCAGGAACCTGCAAAAAAGACGAAAGCGAGGAAGAAACTGTCCGAGGCGGAGGCCAGGTTGGCCGACAG gGAAAGTGCTCTAGCAAGTGCTGATTTAGAAGAAGAAATTCATCAGAAACAAGGACAGAAAGGGAAAAATTCCCAGTCTAGTATTAAAGTAACTGATAGACAAGTACTTAATGATATAGATCACAGCTACAATGtaagtcaaagaaagaaaattgagatcaatcaagaagaagaaagattaaAGAATGAGAGGACTGTATTTGTTGGGAACTTGCCTGTCACATGTAATAAGAag aaactgAAGTCATTTTTTAAGGAGTATGGACAAATAGAATCTGTACGGTTTCGTTCTCTA ATTCCAGCAGAGGGAACTCTATCCAAAAAGTTGGCAGCAATAAA ACGTAAAATTCATCccgatcagaaaaacattaatgcTTATATTGTGTTTAAGGATGAGATTGCTGCTACAAAAGCACTGAACAG AAATGGGGCCCAAATTGCAGATGGATTTCGTATTCGAGTTGATCTTGCATCTGAGACCTCGTCT AGAGACAAGAGATCAGTATTTGTGGGGAATCTCCCATTCA AAGTTGAAGAATCTGCCGTGGAGAAGCATTTTTTGGACTGTGGGAGTATTGTGGCAGTGAGGATTGTGAGAGACCCAGTTACAGGAGTAGGCAAAGGATTTGGCTATGTGCTCTTTAAG gaCACAGATGCTGTTCATCTTGCTCTGAAATTAAATAATTCTGAGCTAATGGGAAGAAAACTCAGAGTCATGCGTTCTGTgaataaggaaaaattaaaacagcaaaattCAAATCCAGGTTTGAAAAAAGTCATTAAACCTAAGCAGAGTCTTAATTCTGCTTCCAAAGATGCAGGACATTCTAAATGTGTATTTATTGGAGAAAAGGCTGttctgattaaaaagaaaaagaaaggacaaaagaaaagtaGACAGGCtaagaaacagagaaaacagaagtaa
- the Tomm20 gene encoding mitochondrial import receptor subunit TOM20 homolog encodes MVGRNSAIAAGVCGALFIGYCIYFDRKRRSDPNFKNRLRERRKKQKLAKERAGLSKLPDLKDAEAVQKFFLEEIQLGEELLAQGEYEKGVDHLTNAIAVCGQPQQLLQVLQQTLPPPVFQMLLTKLPTISQRIVSAQSLAEDDVE; translated from the exons ATGGTGGGCCGGAACAGCGCCATCGCCGCCGGCGTGTGTGGGGCGCTCTTCATCGGCTACTGCATCTACTTCGACCGCAAAAGGCGGAGCGACCCCAACTTCAAGAACAGGCTTCGGGAAC gaagaaagaaacagaagcttGCCAAGGAGAGAGCTGGGCTTTCCAAG TTACCGGACCTTAAAGATGCTGAAGCTGTTCAGAAGTTCTTTCTTGAAGAAATACAACTCGGTGAAGAGCTGCTAGCTCAAG GTGAATATGAGAAAGGTGTGGACCATCTGACAAACGCAATTGCTGTTTGTGGACAGCCACAGCAGTTGCTGCAAGTGTTACAGCAAACTCTTCCACCACCAGTGTTCCAGATGCTTCTGACTAAGCTCCCAACAATTAGTCAG agaattGTGAGTGCTCAGAGCTTGGCTGAAGATGATGTGGAATGA